The genomic stretch ATCTGATCacttgaaaaatttattttcatagaACTTTCTTTGGTCACTTTCTTCCTCTCCctttatcaatatatttttgagtattttcatataaaaaaattacagtattttacatttgttacGTTTTATAACATACAATACAATACTTGGTCTCTCAAGTTGCATActaaattaaaagttttgtctTATACACCATTTTCGATGGAACTGTGCATTATCTTGCTCACAAGCTCactcatttttgtcttttgttgcagCCTTGATCTCCATGAGCAGATAGAGGCCTTGCGGAGTCAGCTTCAGCGAAGTCAGGCCAGCCTTGGTCAGGTTGAGATGGAGCTGATAGAAGGACGGCAACTGACAGCTCAGGAACTGGCCAAGACGCGTGATGAGCTGGCCAGACTGAGGGAGCGCTATGAGCGGCTGATAGAAAGCCACAAAAAGATGCAGAAACTCAATAACAATCTGGAGGACAAGCTTTTGAAGCTGGTAGGCACTGGCTGCAGCCCGGCATCTGTTCATTTCTCATTTGTTATGGTTATGCTTGTAGTccaatgcttttttaaaacagttattaataatgatttgaatattattattaatgtttttaagATATTTAACTTGAAGGCTGACTTTTACCTTTTAGCAGAAAGAATGGTTTAGCCAAAAGGAGAAAGGTAAGGACCACACAGTGCTGGCTACCTTCGTCATCATTTTTTGAACTACATCTAACTTGTTCTGATGTTATCGAACTTTGACTAAAGGGACTACATCGCCCTGCGCTATACTCAGGATACCTATGCCTATTTATCTAtccccctccctctttctcactGTTGGCCATACCGACCTCCGACTGTCGCGACACCTGTCTATAGCTCCCTCATTCAGCACCAGTGTCCAGTCGGTGGTAACGAAAACAAATGCTGTTCTCCAGGCTAAGTATACCGGTCTTCCAATTTACGGTTGTACCCCTGAAGCGACGATGGTGGCCCCTCTTACGTAAGTGGTCACAATTCCCAAGCTTAGTTAATGCCAGAGGAGATAAACATTCGTACCCCTTTTGTCCAACTCAAAGCCTGGTATAGCCCCAGGGTGACCACTGCCcctctttaatattttattactagCTTTGGCCCTgtttttctggccttgaaccagacTGGTTCATGACAGTATGTTTGTATATAactgcagcatttttttttcccctcgcaggttacaggaaataaaatgtgaaatgttcTTGGCTTTCTTTATAAGCATAATGCCATGGTTTTGATtagaaagcaattttttttaatccaggcATATATTTTATGTGGTTGTGCATTGATAGTCTTAAGTGGATGCATCTTGTTTGAGCCAGATTCTTTGGCCATCTCTTTCACCCAGCACCCATCTCATTTGATGCTTAAAAAGTGTATAATGTAAGTAAACATGCCACTTTTGTGTTAATAATTATCCTTTTCAACAAGTTATTGCAAAAGAATGTGAAATTTTAGATGCATGGTAGTGTACACAAATGTCGGTGTTTCACCAGGTTAATCAGTTTGAGTCAGAAAAGACCAACTTGCAGCAAGAGTTGTCCACCATGACAACCCGGGTGCTGGATGCCAGGGTGTACATAAATGagcttgaagaagaaaatgtgagtTGATACATAGAATGCGCTACAATTAAAAGCTGTTCACTCCGGGAGGGTATGCTTTGGTGCGTTTGTATATTGGCAGATATGAAAAAGCAAAAGTTGAAATGTGGGTAACTgtataatttcaaaaacaaagaaaaaggttttgttatctttaaagAATCCTTAGTGATAAATGTTCTGTTTTCAATCTTCTGgattttatttcaacaaaagagctacattttatttacatacaatcatattaatatttaagatgatttagaaaattcatttaaaagttttatcatGTGTCTAAAGGACAAATACCGAAGTGACTGTAATGTAGCTGTTCAGCTGCTTCAGTGTAAGCCATCCAATTTTGTGGGACAGCGTCTTCATGTGGTATGTCATTGGAGTGCAGTTTTATCATTGTGAACCTTCACAGCTTCTGTAGTTTGTACCTTTAGTCTTGTGTATAAATTATAgtttggatttgtttgttttgttttgtttttttaatgatttgctAAAAATTAGTGGCACATGTCTCTTAAatttctttactgttttatgCACATTCTGTAAGATTTGTTACACTTCTTGGCTCtaagctgttaaaaatatattaaactagTGTCTGTGCATACTTTAAATATGCATTatataaaactaatatttgtgtgtgtgaggagtgGAGGGGAGGTGGGAGTAATAAGTAAGTTCATCTTGTTTAAAACCAAtgccagaaaaatattttacactagTCTTCTTATATAACACTCATGTTTACTTGGGTAATAACAGAAACTTAGGAAAAGCAAgcttttttgtttatctttttatgtgTTAACCTGTTAGCCTGTCTGGATTAGAATCCTTCAGCTTCTTACTCTTTTCTCAGCTACCCATAGAATTGCAAGAGCGAGTACGCAAGCATATGACaagagagcagcagcagcagtctcAGAAGAGTGAAGAAGAGCGCCTGCTGCGTGTTCCAATGCCAACTTTCCCACCTACAGCAATGGTCTTCTCACTGGACTCTCGTCACCCTGGCAGTGCAAATTTGGCCAATGGAAACAGTCCAGGAGAGGACAAGGAGACTGTGCCAATGGCGATCATTGCCAAGGTTCTTACGCAGGGACCATCAAAACGGAATCCACAACGATCATATCTGTGTGTCAGTTGCCATCAGGACATTGTGATGGCCGATAAAGCCACTCAGGCTAATTTGCTGCTGGACCACAGCATTGTTGTTGATCGCATTCCCACAAATGGTGTTCACCAAGGTACTGCGGCTAAACTTTATCGCACAGACTCCACAGAGTGTGGATCGTAGTTTTTGCACAACTAAGATCTAGCATTGAAGTATTTCTAACTCAAAATGGAAGGAAATCAAAAAAAAAGGCAGATCTAGAGCACACAGGTATTTTTCTTGGCCTGTTTATTCTTGCTGAAAAATatcttgttcctttttttttccttcttaaaaCTGAAGGTGCTGGAAAAATACTGATTTTAGGAGAACTGAATATACAGGAAAGATATAGCCTTCACGCTTCTTTATTCAGTAAAGGCTTGTGCCCACCACTGAAGGGAGGTAAACAATGGTCATGTGTAACATATGCATTTTGTTATCTCACAAAGAGAAATAACTAGACTGAAGTATATCTTTGGGTGAAAGGAGATAATttggacagcatacaaaggtCAGACATCTTGTCTTTTAAGCAATGAGCATTGTTTTGAGTATTAAAGCTAGCTATTATTGCTCCCAAGTGTACATAAACAGCTACAGTTTGATccccaaaaaagaaataacctAGTTTATACATGGCTGGTGGCATACAAACAGTAAATATAATGGAAACAACAGGTAAAATCCATGGCTGATTTCTCTCGATTGTGGAGAAAACAGTGTTGGCTACAAAGACCAACTCTACATTAacaaatcatcatcaaacaacatttttccaatatcaataatataaaaattccAAATTGTCTTACCAACTCATTGATACTACATAAGTGCTTGAGAGCAAGAGGTCCTTCAATATCTTACAATATTTATCTCTCAAATTTAGGCAGGGCATATATATAGCACATGGAGTTCATCCTCTGTCATAACTTGGTAGAGGGGACAATGGCAAGCTACTTTGAACACATGTTCATAGTGAGAATTGGAACTTTTGTATTAGGCCTAGGTCCATTTCAAGGGGGGAGGTaagcaaaaacaataacaaacatcCTGATTATAAATTAATGCAACtacaattctgtaaaatataccACTATATTATTATACAATAAAGCAATACCTGTTGAGAAATGTAACTGGCTATGATCGAAAGGGCATCCTTCTATAAAAGCATTTGAGACTGAGGGGCAAAAAAGGGATAAGATAGTTATTAATGAGCTTGTAATCAGAACTTGTGTTTCTAATACAAGGATGATGGGAATGCAAATCAGATCAAGTCGTATCAACACTGgctgcaagaaaaataaaaggtatgTATAGGAGGTACTATACAACCATGGTCCAtcactaaacattaaaataatagcATGACTTAATTAAAACCCTCAACAATCTTTTACAAGATAACAGGTGGATTTTCTTTACAGCCACTATTTGGTTTAACCCTCAAATTTCAGAAGCATTCAATAACAGGTGTACAATTTGTATatcaaagattttgaaaaacattGTAGCAGAGTTGTATTTTAGCTTGCCCACTGTTGTCAGCACTTCAGTTGTGCcctttttttgctttaatcaCTCTATTGTTCACTATTAATACTTAATTTTGTAGAGAATCCAAGTCcaagatatttatatttaccaCTTCTAGGGTTTCCTCCCCCTAGACTCATCATTGCCAAGTTACTACCTTTTCGAAagacaacaatttttgttttatctaggTTAGCTTTCAAACAGATTTTCTGGGCTGATTGATGCAAAACTCTAAGCTGGTTTTGTAGTCCAATAACAGTTGATATTAATGTCAAGTCATCAGcaaaaaataagaggaaaagtTCCATTTGGTGTGGTGTTAGTGGGACTCATGTCTACCTTTTGATATGTCTTGATCTAATGAGTTAATAAGAAGTGAAAGAGTGTTAAGCTGAGCACACAGCCCTGCTTCAGACCTAACAAGCATTTAAAGAAATGCAACATTGTCTGAGTGCCATCTCTGACACATGCCTGGACATCTTTGCACATGCTTTTTATTATCCTCAACAGTTTACCCTTTTTACCCATTTTGCTAGTTCCTGAAGTAATATTACTCATTGCACATTATTAGAAGCTTTCtggaaatgtttaaatgctacATATTGCTTCATGTTTTGGGataattgtttttttactttttaattgttGCATATAATGTGAAAATATGGTCTACTGTTGAGTAGTTCCTGCGAAAACCTGTTTGTGTTTCATCAATTATTTGATTACGTTAGTATGGTTTGGAAGTGCTTTACCCAATCCTCTTCACTTATTTACCCCACTACACACTGTTTTCTTTGGTATCTCATAATTTCCTCCCAAAAGTCCTTTGGTTTGTTGTTCAAAAGACTTAATTTTTAATTGGTTGTTAGTTTGTTCCTTTACTGTTTGCAGTTTTCTataagcttttctttctctgctgtaAGCTATTCTGTCTTCCtgtgctttcttctttctaaaCTTTCTTAAACACTTTCTTATTAGTCTTGTCttgtttttacattctttatCAAACCATGTACGTAGAGTGACATACCCTCTTGTGGTGTAACTAATTACGTTCTTTATTAAACACTCGACAGCCTTTTTCATGCCCTCATTAAATATGGTTGTTTCAATATCACTTGACACTATTTTAGTAGCCTTACTTAAAGTGAGTGTAAAGGATTCATATTTCTTTACACCATCTCATTTCTTTAATTCAATTTGTTGCTTGTCTTACCAAATTCTAAATTCTACATGCTTGTGTGAGGATTCTGCTCTATCACTAATGGTCAAATCTATAATCCTGTGGGTAAAATCTAGTGAAGCAATCCAATAGTCTACTACTGTTTCTTTGATCTGCTAGAGGTCTAGTAACAGTCTACCAAAAGCATTGCTCTACATCCTCTGAGTGTCTACCATGGCACATCTCATCCACCAGGTTTCTTCTAGTGGGTGTTTTATTCACATAATCTATTCTCTAATTAATATCATCACATTGGCTGTACTTGCATCCATACCTCCACATAACAGAATACAACAATGATCAAAGGATAACATAAGGGCAGTTAGTCATTGCTCTACTTTCTAAATGTGGCTATCTGATTCACTCTTCTGATAATAGGGTGATCTTACAGGTGGTACTTAATAATgattaacaataattaaatcCCTTAAACCACCACAGAAGGTTTTGCACAGCTTAAAAGCACTTGTTCATAAAGTATATATACTTTTTCTCTTGCTAATCTTAGAACATCTATCTTGCCTTTGAATGCACTGTAGTACGTACTTCCAAAGGGCTTCATCCCTCAGACCGATCAGTTGTCCTCTTTCCTCTTAGGGACCACTTGCTCTGACTTAAGTGGTGTCATGTAAATTGTAGCCTGGCCAAGTACTGGGCTCCTAGTCCCTGCTCTGAGGTATTCTTGAGTTTAACcccaaatgtttttaaatggtttCCTTATaacatgcaaattttttttgtggataTTTGGATATGCTTATCTTATGATGGTAGATTCTTCATCATGGTACACATTCCCTAGGAAATGTAGCTGCCTCATTGCCTCATGATTAGGAAATTGTCAGTAGCAGTTATCTTAAACCCCAAAGTGTTGGTTGATGACATAGTTTTTAGTCCATGTGCTTAGGGTGACTGCTTTTACATCCTTGCTAATCAAAGACAAGGATCAGAGTTGAAGGTACTGATGTTTTCTAATATTCTGATGTGTTTTTGCTTTGCATATACTGTTATTGATGTTTAAGTGATGGACATGGAGTTTACTGCAGTGTTCTGACTGCTGTTGCATTAACATAGTGTGACTAAAGGTAACATGATGACAGCAGTTACATGCAGGGCTCAGTGTGCTTATTATTTCCAGAGATAAATATTAAGGATGACTGAGATTTGACGAAATGTGTTTACAGGCTGATTAATGAGAGTTGTATGTGAAGGATGATCTGATGAACCAGAATGTCAAAGGAGTGCTCACatctgcatttttgtttataaaactagAACCTGTGTATTTTAGGCAACATTTATGTGTATAATGGAGGTGAGAATTATACAGTCCTGCCGCAACGGGAATTTAGcacaaaaaaatctcaaaaaacaaatcagatttttgttacacatttattcattttgggTGCATAGACTTAgaggtttattttaattacgTGGGGGTAtatgtacacatttatatatgcaCTTGCTTGTGCCTGTGTTCATGATTATatgtgactttttattttgcttactaACTGATCCATTCCCGGAAAATCTAGATGCGAGGCTTGCTgaagttatatatatagatttgtGCGAAGTATTGAGATTCGCTGAGTATGCCATGAGTCTTAAAAATGACATGTAtaacttcagttttttttaactgtgccATAATAATGTTTCAGCCAAGTGTATCATAGCAAAGAGATGCAACATCCCCATTGTTAATCCTCAGTACCTGAGTCATGTTCTTAACTGTTAGGATATGATTTTCTACTGAAGTACACATGGTCAGTGTCCACAGAGCtgagatgtatttttatttttgcagaagaTGGGGTTAAAGAGTCGGTGTGGTTGCAAGATTGAGTTAGGAGTCGGGGGCAGAACCATAAACCATGCTCAGATAAATAGAATATTGCAACTTATTTTAACCTATAGCTCACAATTTTCCCTGTATTAATACTGTACTTTTCACCAAAGACAACTGAAGCAGCAAAGTAGTTGGttaaaacttgtattactggactgctggcagacgattttttcccagttaactcctaaaatgaggcattagacgacaaagaatccggtttagtcacattctttgtttagactcgccaagactaacagcaaagaacttcgcaagaggctaagcgttggtcttggcagacagacagcaatccacaaGTCCatggtaaaatttttttttaatcttttattattgCTTTAGGCCTGTCAATCTTTCTAATTGAAAAGTTTGCTATCATTGCATTACTTTTCATAGCAGCAAATTTCTTCCTCTGTGAACTCTTAATAGGTTGCCAGACAGGTATACTTAATACAGAAAGTTGTATTAACAAAGCAGCTACAACATGAGACTgttctcccacattactgtgAAGTCATGCCTGTTATGAACTAAGGTTCTTGCCATCACCTGCTGCATGCCTACTTCACAGCGATCTGCCAGAGCTAGCAGTCATGTGTATTTTGCATGGTGTACTTCGTGCTGTGGAATACTTGCATAGCAAAGGTGTCATACATAGGAGAGTGAAGgctagccatgttttaatatcGGACACCGGACAGGTGTCTCTCACTGGCCTCCACAACTCCACACTCGTCCTAGGCCAGCGCTTGTGAACTATGACTATCCAAACATGCGGATGGTTGCCTCCAGTATTTCAGTCTGGAAATTCTTGAACACAATCTGGCTATTTCTCggtgattgtaaaactaacctgatgatcttatTGTTGGAATTGgactatttttcagtgattacgagaccagcatccattattatgatgtttgtttttcgtttttagcataaaagagaaaaagtgctTTTAAcccgcctttaatggtggggaaaagcactatataaataaacattcttctttcttgaTATTTTCAGCCTACATTGAAAAGGTGAAGGTATGACTCGTTGAGGGCAGGAAAAGATGCTTTGATGCTGAAACAaggttctttttttattatgtgcACACCCAAATGGTGAACATATATGCTGTTATCAATTATTTCTGGGCGTTCTGAACCTATTTTAAAAGTTGAGGTACCGTAGCGTAGGTGTcatttttaagaattatttaaacACAACTTATATTTGATTtgaagtatttaatttttgtacagCTTCT from Pomacea canaliculata isolate SZHN2017 linkage group LG8, ASM307304v1, whole genome shotgun sequence encodes the following:
- the LOC112570261 gene encoding tight junction-associated protein 1-like isoform X2, whose protein sequence is MAGHLYNGWHRRAGSETMIRVSAVCKECGCACHSCIGVTSNLDLHEQIEALRSQLQRSQASLGQVEMELIEGRQLTAQELAKTRDELARLRERYERLIESHKKMQKLNNNLEDKLLKLVNQFESEKTNLQQELSTMTTRVLDARVYINELEEENDKYRSDCNVAVQLLQCKPSNFVGQRLHVLPIELQERVRKHMTREQQQQSQKSEEERLLRVPMPTFPPTAMVFSLDSRHPGSANLANGNSPGEDKETVPMAIIAKVLTQGPSKRNPQRSYLCVSCHQDIVMADKATQANLLLDHSIVVDRIPTNGVHQGTAAKLYRTDSTECGS
- the LOC112570261 gene encoding tight junction-associated protein 1-like isoform X1; protein product: MASTRRFRNNDKSFCSLQEGGQVRQRLAPVTNPVKECGCACHSCIGVTSNLDLHEQIEALRSQLQRSQASLGQVEMELIEGRQLTAQELAKTRDELARLRERYERLIESHKKMQKLNNNLEDKLLKLVNQFESEKTNLQQELSTMTTRVLDARVYINELEEENDKYRSDCNVAVQLLQCKPSNFVGQRLHVLPIELQERVRKHMTREQQQQSQKSEEERLLRVPMPTFPPTAMVFSLDSRHPGSANLANGNSPGEDKETVPMAIIAKVLTQGPSKRNPQRSYLCVSCHQDIVMADKATQANLLLDHSIVVDRIPTNGVHQGTAAKLYRTDSTECGS